Proteins from one Carcharodon carcharias isolate sCarCar2 chromosome 19, sCarCar2.pri, whole genome shotgun sequence genomic window:
- the LOC121291724 gene encoding serine protease FAM111A-like, producing MSSSSDEGSRTPTPQDASGPRKDGNPLQRNIKQESDCLVRFAVSGAENHYQECQMMNTRSKKMGDCNPWGESKLQPGSYSNEFSPKNGKILRNKYANKKCGIQNFQRKEFTFSVCGDPDNIQYAFAADPSDTLLFALNTSCDFEEKVKSDNTILAYGEGPLKGLVNLDILCCYLPQHSHFRLLFLRSQNRDSGERPHPPEYPRNKSHVLFYVEPSGRMAGNTTQRIVLADRIAQGQTKLCILGFEGETIRETLVNDGRFDSKIEDDTHKLLEKVDPPRKIQFNNTVDTLHGRSFQIEMSGPRKKAIDDGRSPKLRASKSAELAAQMTKKDLDGKVYEAGRNLLPKWHLESRRASLLKFKQSVSRNADLAKVSERQYLNRLHQEALSSVPARAFRCISDHLSSVGCIAWKSSTAQGSGTCFVLKDRYVVTCYHVVEMMTENAVGFGSWPSLIRDCAEVFFGYEQEGQRGEPLKLVAWLEIYDQMLDYAVLELESFPGAPGLIECCATPPKAGILYITGHPEGDKKKICPCSVVTGDQRAAGCAPQPVEILRSEITREDTEDYTHDTVLIASQAFNRLKYSNVITYKTEFHYGAAGSPIFNSEGSLVALHCGGETYKKNKDPEKFYIELGRPILLILHDIISKNDSATTEKTKQIIVALQNSLK from the exons ATGAGTTCCTCGAGCGATGAAGGCAGCCGGACACCTACG CCACAAGATGCAAGTGGCCCCAGGAAGGATGGCAACCCTCTACAAAGGAACATAAAGCAAG AATCCGACTGCCTAGTTCGATTTGCGGTGTCAGGTGCTGAGAATCATTACCAGGAGTGTCAG ATGATGAACACTCGAAGCAAGAAGATGGGTGACTGTAACCCATGGGGAGAAAGCAAACTGCAACCGGGCAGCTATAGCAACGAGTTTAGTCCGAAGAATGGGAAAATCCTCAGGAACAAATATGCAAACAAGAAGTGTGGGATACAAAACTTCCAGAGAAAAGAGTTcactttcagtgtgtgtggggacccaGATAACATCCAGTATGCCTTTGCTGCGGATCCAAGTGACACCTTGCTCTTTGCGTTGAATACGTCCTGTGACTTTGAAGAGAAGGTGAAAAGTGACAACACAATCCTTGCCTATGGAGAGGGCCCGCTGAAAGGGTTAGTGAACCTCGATATCCTCTGCTGCTACTTACCCCAGCACTCCCACTTTCGCCTGCTGTTCCTGCGGAGCCAGAATCGCGACAGTGGCGAGCGGCCACACCCTCCGGAGTACCCACGTAACAAGAGCCACGTTCTCTTCTACGTTGAGCCAAGCGGCAGGATGGCAGGCAACACCACCCAGAGGATCGTCCTGGCGGACCGGATAGCCCAGGGGCAGACCAAGCTGTGCATCCTGGGCTTCGAGGGCGAGACCATTCGGGAAACATTGGTCAACGACGGCCGCTTCGACTCCAAGATCGAGGACGACACCCACAAACTGCTGGAGAAGGTGGACCCGCCGCGGAAGATCCAGTTCAACAACACAGTGGACACGCTGCATGGCCGGAGCTTTCAAATCGAGATGAGTGGCCCCAGGAAGAAGGCCATCGACGATGGCAGGAGCCCAAAGCTGAGAGCAAGTAAATCCGCGGAGTTAGCAGCGCAGATGACCAAGAAGGACCTGGACGGGAAGGTGTATGAGGCTGGCCGCAACCTGCTTCCAAAGTGGCACCTGGAGAGCCGTCGTGCCTCCCTGTTGAAATTCAAGCAGTCGGTTTCCAGGAATGCCGACCTGGCTAAAGTGTCAGAAAGGCAGTACCTGAACCGGCTCCACCAAGAGGCCCTGTCGTCGGTGCCGGCCAGGGCTTTCCGCTGCATCTCTGACCACCTCTCCAGCGTGGGCTGCATCGCCTGGAAATCTTCCACTGCACAGGGCAGCGGCACCTGCTTCGTCCTGAAGGACAGGTATGTGGTCACCTGCTACCACGTGGTGGAGATGATGACGGAGAATGCCGTCGGGTTCGGCAGCTGGCCCTCTCTAATCCGCGACTGCGCCGAGGTCTTCTTCGGCTACGAGCAGGAGGGCCAGAGAGGTGAGCCGTTGAAGCTGGTGGCCTGGCTGGAGATTTATGACCAAATGCTCGACTACGCtgtcctggagctggagagcttCCCCGGAGCCCCGGGGCTGATCGAGTGCTGTGCCACCCCACCGAAAGCCGGCATCCTTTACATCACCGGCCACCCCGAAGGAGACAAGAAGAAAATCTGCCCTTGCTCGGTCGTGACCGGTGATCAGAGGGCAGCTGGCTGTGCACCACAGCCTGTGGAAATCTTAAGATCGGAGATCACCAGAGAAGATACTGAAGATTATACGCATGATACGGTCTTGATTGCGAGTCAAGCTTTCAATAGACTCAAATACTCCAATGTAATCACATACAAAACTGAATTCCACTACGGTGCTGCTGGATCGCCGATATTTAACTCTGAGGGATCCCTAGTTGCGTTGCACTGTGGCGGTGAGACATACAAGAAAAATAAAGACCCGGAAAAGTTTTACATTGAACTTGGAAGACCCATTCTGCTTATTCTCCACGATATAATTAGCAAGAACGACAGTGCCACGACGGAAAAGACAAAGCAAATCATCGTCGCGCTACAAAACTCTTTGAAGTGA